One Bombus pyrosoma isolate SC7728 linkage group LG7, ASM1482585v1, whole genome shotgun sequence genomic window carries:
- the LOC122569655 gene encoding protein GPR107 isoform X1, producing the protein MQSTQLVIRCFWAVSIFVLAAGRIHKLEIRKDVRRYIALSTFGFYKGGTLDVNLTNFKADPFDENAVFGFSLDRTLSDAMNPYLDSHQEGCVLQDISSVKPDFDQRNDSAVIYFTMDLKNNLLKINCSRNVHIAHIYKDFSNVFLIRERRDSFPPRFSDNVLPGNERTNIEDESETGSDGNVCSGQTTPFAMTVQTVKGEKYYNTSFSMYIASAEEEGLYNLYFHNCPNYKYDSQVALDFTIQISEINNGNFLSAGEMPLPALYFMMALLFFLSGCFWVFILKKSKHPVFKIHYLMAVLVYLKSMSLLFHGINYHFIQTKGEHVAAWAILYYITHLLKGAVLFITIVLIGTGWTFIKHILADKDKKLFMIAIPLQVLANVAEIIIEESEEGDIEYKTWRDVFILVDLLCCGAIIFPVVWSIKHVEEAAHIDGKAAVNLRKLKLFKHFYIMIFSYIYFTRIIVYLLKITVPFQYEWLDEMFREMSTYIFFVLTGYKFRAASANPYFTLTNDETAQADEDDEMDVVLFSSVSGGSGITEGLSKVSKVPKVLRPITSDVPSTQEERDCLFNKTEPSHDYD; encoded by the exons ATGCAATCGACGCAACTAGTGATACGATGTTTTTGGGCCGTGTCAATATTCGTATTAGCAGCGGGTAGAATTCACAAACTCGAAATACGG AAAGACGTACGGCGATACATTGCGTTAAGTACCTTTGGTTTCTACAAAGGAGGTACTCTCGatgtaaatttaacaaatttcaaagcTGACCCATTTGACGAGAATGCCGTG TTTGGATTCAGTTTGGATCGTACCCTAAGCGATGCGATGAATCCATATTTAGACAGTCACCAGGAAGGATGTGTACTCCAAGACATTTCGAGTGTCAAGCCCGATTTCGATCAAAGAAATGACAGCGCcgtaatatatttcacaatgGACCTCAAGAACAACTT GTTGAAGATAAACTGTAGTCGAAACGTACACATCGCACATATTTACAAAGATTTCAGCAACGTGTTTCTAATTCGGGAAAGGAGAGATTCTTTTCCACCCAGGTTCAGCGATAACGTCCTTCCGG GTAACGAAAGAACTAATATCGAAGATGAATCTGAGACGGGGTCAGACGGTAACGTTTGTTCTGGTCAAACGACCCCGTTTGCGATGACCGTACAGACCGTGAAAGGagaaaagtattacaatacaagtttttctatgtatattgCCAGTGCGGAAGAAGAAGGTCTCTATAATCTTTATTTCCATAATTGtccaaattataaatatgattcCCAGGTAGCATTGGATTTCACG ATACAAATATCGGAAATTAACAATGGAAATTTCCTCAGTGCAGGTGAAATGCCTTTACCAGCTCTATATTTCATGATGGCACTTTTATTCTTTCTGTCAGGTTGTTTCTGGGTATTTATTCTTAAGAAGAGCAA gcaCCCTGTTTTTAAGATTCATTACTTAATGGCGGTTTTGGTGTACCTGAAATCCATGTCATTACTCTTCCATGggattaattatcattttattcaaacaaaaGGGGAGCATGTTGCTGCTTGGgcaattctatattatatcacACATTTATTGAAAGGAGCTGTACTTTTTATCACCATTGTATTAATTGGCACTGGGTGGACATTTATTAAACACATTTTAGCTGATAAAGATAAGAAACTCTTTATGATAGCAATACCGTTACAG GTATTGGCAAACGTGGcagaaataataatcgaagaaaGCGAAGAAGGAGATATCGAGTATAAAACGTGGCGAGATGTTTTTATTCTCGTGGACTTGCTTTGTTGCGGTGCTATTATATTTCCAGTAGTTTGGAGTATTAAGCACGTAGAGGAAGCTGCACACATAGATGGCAAAGCAGCTGTCAACTTACGCAAGCTCAAGCTTTTTAAGCATTtctatattatgatattttcttacatttactTTACCAGAATCATAGTGTACTTACTTAAG ATTACAGTACCTTTCCAATACGAATGGTTAGATGAAATGTTCCGAGAAATGTCTACATACATCTTTTTTGTTCTTACCGGGTATAAGTTCCGAGCAGCATCTGCGAATCCGTATTTTACATTAACTAACGATGAAACGGCTCAGGCTGACGAGGATGACGAGATGGATGTCGT TCTTTTTTCCAGTGTTTCCGGAGGTAGCGGTATCACCGAGGGTCTCAGTAAAGTGAGCAAGGTGCCAAAAGTGTTGAGGCCCATTACTTCGGATGTTCCATCCACTCAGGAAGAAAGAGACTGTTTGTTTAATAAGACAGAACCTTCTCACGACTATGACTGA
- the LOC122569655 gene encoding protein GPR107 isoform X2, producing MQSTQLVIRCFWAVSIFVLAAGRIHKLEIRKDVRRYIALSTFGFYKGGTLDVNLTNFKADPFDENAVFGFSLDRTLSDAMNPYLDSHQEGCVLQDISSVKPDFDQRNDSAVIYFTMDLKNNLLKINCSRNVHIAHIYKDFSNVFLIRERRDSFPPRFSDNVLPGNERTNIEDESETGSDGNVCSGQTTPFAMTVQTVKGEKYYNTSFSMYIASAEEEGLYNLYFHNCPNYKYDSQVALDFTIQISEINNGNFLSAGEMPLPALYFMMALLFFLSGCFWVFILKKSKHPVFKIHYLMAVLVYLKSMSLLFHGINYHFIQTKGEHVAAWAILYYITHLLKGAVLFITIVLIGTGWTFIKHILADKDKKLFMIAIPLQVLANVAEIIIEESEEGDIEYKTWRDVFILVDLLCCGAIIFPVVWSIKHVEEAAHIDGKAAVNLRKLKLFKHFYIMIFSYIYFTRIIVYLLKITVPFQYEWLDEMFREMSTYIFFVLTGYKFRAASANPYFTLTNDETAQADEDDEMDVVVSGGSGITEGLSKVSKVPKVLRPITSDVPSTQEERDCLFNKTEPSHDYD from the exons ATGCAATCGACGCAACTAGTGATACGATGTTTTTGGGCCGTGTCAATATTCGTATTAGCAGCGGGTAGAATTCACAAACTCGAAATACGG AAAGACGTACGGCGATACATTGCGTTAAGTACCTTTGGTTTCTACAAAGGAGGTACTCTCGatgtaaatttaacaaatttcaaagcTGACCCATTTGACGAGAATGCCGTG TTTGGATTCAGTTTGGATCGTACCCTAAGCGATGCGATGAATCCATATTTAGACAGTCACCAGGAAGGATGTGTACTCCAAGACATTTCGAGTGTCAAGCCCGATTTCGATCAAAGAAATGACAGCGCcgtaatatatttcacaatgGACCTCAAGAACAACTT GTTGAAGATAAACTGTAGTCGAAACGTACACATCGCACATATTTACAAAGATTTCAGCAACGTGTTTCTAATTCGGGAAAGGAGAGATTCTTTTCCACCCAGGTTCAGCGATAACGTCCTTCCGG GTAACGAAAGAACTAATATCGAAGATGAATCTGAGACGGGGTCAGACGGTAACGTTTGTTCTGGTCAAACGACCCCGTTTGCGATGACCGTACAGACCGTGAAAGGagaaaagtattacaatacaagtttttctatgtatattgCCAGTGCGGAAGAAGAAGGTCTCTATAATCTTTATTTCCATAATTGtccaaattataaatatgattcCCAGGTAGCATTGGATTTCACG ATACAAATATCGGAAATTAACAATGGAAATTTCCTCAGTGCAGGTGAAATGCCTTTACCAGCTCTATATTTCATGATGGCACTTTTATTCTTTCTGTCAGGTTGTTTCTGGGTATTTATTCTTAAGAAGAGCAA gcaCCCTGTTTTTAAGATTCATTACTTAATGGCGGTTTTGGTGTACCTGAAATCCATGTCATTACTCTTCCATGggattaattatcattttattcaaacaaaaGGGGAGCATGTTGCTGCTTGGgcaattctatattatatcacACATTTATTGAAAGGAGCTGTACTTTTTATCACCATTGTATTAATTGGCACTGGGTGGACATTTATTAAACACATTTTAGCTGATAAAGATAAGAAACTCTTTATGATAGCAATACCGTTACAG GTATTGGCAAACGTGGcagaaataataatcgaagaaaGCGAAGAAGGAGATATCGAGTATAAAACGTGGCGAGATGTTTTTATTCTCGTGGACTTGCTTTGTTGCGGTGCTATTATATTTCCAGTAGTTTGGAGTATTAAGCACGTAGAGGAAGCTGCACACATAGATGGCAAAGCAGCTGTCAACTTACGCAAGCTCAAGCTTTTTAAGCATTtctatattatgatattttcttacatttactTTACCAGAATCATAGTGTACTTACTTAAG ATTACAGTACCTTTCCAATACGAATGGTTAGATGAAATGTTCCGAGAAATGTCTACATACATCTTTTTTGTTCTTACCGGGTATAAGTTCCGAGCAGCATCTGCGAATCCGTATTTTACATTAACTAACGATGAAACGGCTCAGGCTGACGAGGATGACGAGATGGATGTCGT TGTTTCCGGAGGTAGCGGTATCACCGAGGGTCTCAGTAAAGTGAGCAAGGTGCCAAAAGTGTTGAGGCCCATTACTTCGGATGTTCCATCCACTCAGGAAGAAAGAGACTGTTTGTTTAATAAGACAGAACCTTCTCACGACTATGACTGA
- the LOC122569660 gene encoding uncharacterized protein LOC122569660: MEKHFASLRLLDSDTDWKITEDVNYSQTPSSQRISIKQMYQSETQPNFIRQYSCDHIFNEHVTARPVETSEIERTDNKTFNEYQMITEPYFDSFTSLNRQFSKNSNILQAPKFIPNKPLNEILSDEVENVNPTNESRFSLHCPTENANTINQDHSPSVQLRNCEKTTADIKPNSVTRIINKKTYQDIKNKFRPLVLKNKISPKKKINMCYCSCLTLCILPIITVILAMFLNLNIPTVCNRETFFLNATQELQQKINGQRNAVSQITTHLNQDIFYLKVLCLIGGTGVGKSYTAQIIAKHFPLKEKIFIYDILLNHHTDAYLSSSLDLYQLIILENLKMQNLDIFSNIINVLNQTKPKCVTVIAIFNIEEVNSNLERKIDLTQSINAIHEALIHKKIDSLIVPYEPLNEEALQMCIVEAATNSGLTLTLDQVNEVKQNLLLFGSGCKGAYAKVQVVGRH, translated from the exons ATGGAAAAACATTTTGCATCATTAAGATTATTAGATTCGGACACTGATTGGAAAATAACAGAAGATGTTAATTATTCGCAAACACCATCTTCTCAACGAATCTCCATAAAACAGATGTATCAATCTGAAACTCAGCCTAACTTCATTAGACAATATAGTTGCGACCACATTTTTAATGAACATGTGACTGCAAG aCCAGTGGAAACGTCGGAAATTGAGCGAACCGacaataaaacttttaacgaGTATCAGATGATAACAGAACCTTATTTTGATTCGTTTACATCTCTTAATAGACAATTCTCCAAAAATAGCAATATATTACAAGCACCAAAATTTATACCAAACAAACCATTAAATGAGATACTATCCGATGaagttgaaaatgtaaatcCTACAAATGAATCCCGATTTTCATTGCATTGCCCGACAGAAAATGCAAATACAATAAATCAAGATCATTCTCCTTCTGTACAGCTGAGAAATTGTGAGAAAACAACTGCTGATATTAAACCAAACAGTGttacaagaattataaataaaaagacatatcaggacataaaaaataaatttaggcCACTAgtgttaaaaaacaaaatttctccaaaaaagaagataaatatgtGTTACTGTAGTTGTTTAACTTTGTGCATATTACCAATAATTACAGTAATACTTgcaatgtttttaaatttgaatataccTACAGTTTGTAatcgtgaaacatttttcttaaatgcTACTCAAGAATTACAGCAAAAGATAAATGGACAAAGAAATGCAGTGTCACAAATTACAACTCATTTAAATCaggatattttctatttaaaagttttatgtCTTATAGGTGGAACAGGTGTTGGAAAATCTTACACTGCTCAAATCATAGCCAAACATTTTCCtctgaaagagaaaatttttatatatgatatattgttGAACCATCATACTGACGCATACTTGTCAAGTTCACTTGATTtgtatcaattaattatactggaaaatttaaaaatgcaaaatttagatattttttctaatataataaatgtattaaatcaAACAAAACCTAAATGTGTCACCGTAATAGCAATTTTCAACATAGAAGAAGTGAACAGTAATCTAGaacgaaaaatagatttaacaCAAAGCATAAATGCGATTCACGAAGCACTGATCCATAAAAAGATTGATAGTTTAATTGTTCCTTATGAGCCTTTAAACGAAGAAGCATTACAAATGTGCATAGTTGAGGCGGCAACAAACAGTGGTTTGACACTTACATTGGATCAAGTAAATGAAgtcaaacaaaatttattactttttggCAGTGGCTGCAAAGGGGCATATGCTAAAGTACAAGTTGTTGGTAGACactaa
- the LOC122569662 gene encoding clavesin-2-like: MGAIEWVTEGDDYECSLSTETQKLAKEELREDKNTRDQALEQIRNWIKLNPRIQNCRLDAQFLLRFLRCKKFNVPMAEEAIERYLLLRQVYHPAFNNLDITEPTMEELLSLGYIFAAPGRDAKGRRVIIARPGVFDPHKYTNADMCRIHAITYECLMEDEESQVRGFVHFADGAGVSFPHLTLFTPKEAVRIVKNGERTIPMRHKEVHAINTHPSLKFALDFGMSLISEKIKKRVKIYTSLEDAINHKMDTSMLPKEYGGTMPMKEMIELWKKELLEMRPTLLSHDKMRVCLDLYSEKAREGAVSALKQGFGCSDIGSSDSTMYGITGSFRKLEVD, encoded by the exons ATGGGAGCGATCGAATGGGTAACCGAGGGCGATGACTACGAATGCAGCCTGTCGACGGAAACGCAGAAACTGGCGAAGGAGGAACTcagagaagataaaaatacgagAGACCAAGCTCTTGAGCAAATACGTAACTGGATAAAACTGAATCCGCGTATACAAAACTGTCGCCTCG AtgcacaatttttattaagattcCTAAGATgtaaaaaattcaacgttCCGATGGCGGAAGAGGCGATCGAAAGGTATTTGCTGCTGCGCCAAGTTTACCACCCCGCGTTCAATAACTTGGACATTACCGAACCAACTATGGAAGAACTATTATCTTTGGG ATATATATTTGCTGCACCTGGACGCGATGCCAAAGGCCGCCGTGTTATAATTGCCAGACCAG GCGTCTTTGATCCCCATAAGTATACCAATGCCGACATGTGTAGAATTCACGCGATAACATACGAGTGTTTGATGGAAGATGAGGAAAGTCAAGTACGGGGTTTCGTTCATTTCGCCGATGGGGCCGGTGTCAGTTTCCCCCATTTGACACTTTTTACACCGAAGGAGGCGGTCCGCATCGTGAAGAATGGCGAG CGAACTATACCCATGCGGCATAAGGAAGTTCACGCGATTAACACACATCCTTCTTTGAAATTCGCGCTTGACTTTGGTATGTCATTGATCTccgaaaagataaaaaaacgCGTCAAGATCTACACCAGTCTAGAAGACGCTATCAACCATAAAATGGATACGAGTATGTTACCTAAAGAGTATGGCGGTACGATGCCAATGAAAGAAATGATTG AACTATGGAAGAAAGAATTGCTAGAAATGAGACCGACGTTATTGAGCCACGATAAGATGAGAGTGTGTTTGGATTTATACTCGGAGAAGGCTCGAGAAGGTGCGGTATCGGCCTTGAAACAAGGCTTTGGTTGTTCCGATATCGGTTCCAGTGATTCCACCATGTACGGTATTACGGGTTCTTTCAGAAAGCTCGAAGTCGATTGA
- the LOC122569659 gene encoding putative serine protease K12H4.7, with the protein MIFLSFLVLLCFTCRLGHGVGLHGFHFHGLEEPRSLSKSASENITEVWIRQPVDHFNIRDNRTWLMRYYENSRYFKKNGPILIMIGGEWAISKGFLEAGLMYELASAYNAIMYYTEHRYYGKSKPTEDTSSRNLQYLSVDQALADLAYFIETRKKDEKFQNSKVIVFGGSYAGNVATWVRLKYPHLVQGALASSAPVLAKVDFYEYYEVVTESLRRHSQKCVDEVKAAFDEVEELLAIKGGAQKLKEYFNLCDVPDVHSLKDLGHLGNLLAEEFAGIVQYDKVENNRTKIAACCENMTASYLGSPLQRLAHLVSDKDKCLKNNYNKFVKVYRNEIWDSQPDIMRLWYYQTCTEFGYYQTTDSRKSVFGTLFPLPYFTGLCTDLYGYYYGNRFLYTRIGRTNTMYGGLRPDLQNVIFTNGDVDPWHALSVLQDLNAFSPAILIKGSSHCRDLYSDLDTDVEDLIQARARVRKIIGTWISS; encoded by the exons ATGATCTTCTTAAGTTTTCTCGTATTGTTATGTTTTACCTGTCGCCTCGGCCATGGCGTTGGTCTCCATGGATTTCATTTTCACGGTTTGGAAGAGCCACGTTCCTTGAGCAAATCGGCTTCTGAAAATATAACCGAAGTATGGATCCGACAACCCGTCGATCATTTCAATATCCGCGACAATCGCACTTGGTTGATG CGTTACTATGAAAATTCaagatatttcaagaaaaacgGACCGATTTTGATTATGATCGGAGGAGAATGGGCAATATCTAAAGGCTTCTTAGAGGCTGGTTTAATGTACGAGCTCGCATCCGCTTACAACGCGATCATGTACTACACCGAACATCGCTATTACGGCAAAAGTAAACCGACCGA AGACACTAGTTCAAGAAACTTGCAATATCTAAGCGTAGATCAAGCACTGGCGGACTTGGcatatttcatcgaaacgaggaaaaaggaCGAGAAATTTCAGAATAGTAAAGTGATTGTTTTCGGTGGATCTTATGCTGGAAATGTAGCAACATGGGTTAGATTGAAATACCCTCATCTCGTTCAGGGTGCACTAGCTAGTAGCGCGCCAGTTCTCGCCAAAGTTGATTTCTATG AGTATTACGAAGTCGTGACGGAATCGCTCCGTAGACACAGTCAGAAATGCGTGGACGAAGTTAAAGCTGCTTTTGACGAGGTTGAAGAGTTATTAGCCATTAAAGGAGGAGcacagaaattaaaagagtatttcaa TTTGTGCGATGTGCCGGATGTACATTCCCTCAAGGATCTGGGTCATCTCGGCAACCTTCTAGCAGAG GAATTTGCTGGCATCGTTCAATACGATAAAGTGGAGAACAATCGAACAAAAATCGCCGCTTGCTGCGAAAACATGACTGCTTCGTATCTGGGTAGTCCTCTCCAGAGATTAGCGCATCTCGTGTCGGACAAAgataaatgtttgaaaaataattacaacaaGTTTGTCAAAGTTtacagaaatgaaatatgGGACTCGCAACCTGATATCA TGAGACTATGGTACTACCAGACATGCACAGAATTCGGTTATTATCAAACAACAGACTCAAGGAAATCGGTTTTTGGAACCTTATTCCCGTTGCCTTATTTTACAGGTCTTTGTACCGACTTATACGGATACTA CTACGGTAACAGATTCTTGTATACCAGAATTGGAAGAACGAACACAATGTACGGAGGTTTACGACCAGATTTGCAAAATGTCATTTTTACTAACGGGGACGTCGATCCGTGGCATGCTCTCTCTGTTCTTCAGGACTTAAATGCATTCTCTCCCGCCATACTCATCAAAg GATCATCGCACTGTCGTGATCTGTACAGCGATTTGGATACGGATGTTGAAGATCTTATTCAAGCTAGAGCAAGAGTACGTAAAATTATTGGAACTTGGATTTCCTCTTAA